The genomic segment ACCAGCGCCAAATCATGCGAAATAAACAAATAAGTCAGCCCATATTCCTTGCGAATGCGCTGGAGCAGTTGGGCAACCTGCGCCTGCACCGAAACGTCAAGCATCGATGCCGGCTCGTCCAGCACGAGAAACTTCGGCTCCAGCATCAAGGCCCGCGCAATGACGATTCGCTGAATTTGCCCGCCGCTTACCTGATGGGGATACCGCGTCAGCACCTCTGCCCGCAGCCCGACAACCTCCATTAGTTCAAGTGCCTTCTCCCTGGCTGCTGCCTTATTCATGAGTCTATGCAGCAGTACTGGCTCAAGCAGGCTTTCCAGCAGTGTCTGCCGGGGATTAAGCGCGGAGTGCGGATGCTGAAACATGATTTGCAGCTCCCGGCGCAGCGGCCTCATCTGCTTCATGGAATACCCGCTTATATCGGTTCCTCTATATATAATACGGCCGCCATCAGCCGAAATCAGCTTTAGCAGCAGCCGCGCAAGCGTTGATTTACCGCTGCCGCTTTCCCCAACTAGCCCCAGCGACTCGCCTTCAGCGATATGAAAGGATGTTGGCTCCACCGCCTGATGACCTTTGCCTGTTAGCCAGCTGCTGCGATACCGTTTGTGCAGCTCAATGATTTCAAGCATACAGGAAGCACCTCGCTTTGTGCTGGGAGACTGCTTGCGGGACGGCTGCATGCAGGGCGGTTGTATGCGGGGCTGCCGCATGCTGGCCCTCAGCATTGCCGCCTACTTGGTCAACTGCCTTATTCGTTATGTTGGTGTGAGCTGCCTTGTATAAGCCAGGCCGCTCGGCTTTGCAGCGCGGCATCGCAAAACTGCAGCGCTCATAAAACTTGCAGCCAGCAAGCTTATCCGTCAAGCTTGGCGCTGTTCCAGCTATCGGTATCATTCCTCTGCTCGGCATGGATGCGATTAAGCCGCGCGTATAGGGATGCATCGGCTGTGCAAACAGCTCCTTCGCTGGTCCCTGCTCAATGATTTGACCAGCATACATGACGCCCACTTCATCGCAAAGCGCCCGCGCTGCATCCAGATCATGCGTAATGAGCAGCAGCGCCGCACCTGTGCGCCTCGTTATATTGGCCAGCATGTCCGTCACCTGGACACGGATTAAAGCATCAAGCCCTTTCGTCGGCTCATCGGCAATAAGCAAAGACGGGCTCCCGGCAAGCCCCATTGCCGCCAGCACTCGCTGTTTCATTCCACCGCTCAGCTGAAAGGGATAACGCCGCAGCTGCTGCTCGGCATCCGGCATATGCATGGCATGCAATAGACCAGCAGCCTGTGCGTTAAGCTGCTTGTTCCCCGCTCTGCCTGCATAAGCGCGAATCGCCTCGCGCAGCTGACTGCCGAGCGTCATCACCGGATTGAGCGAGCTTGCCGGATTTTGCGGGATGAGGGCGATTTCCCTCCCCCGTATTTGCCTCATTTCTTTTGGGCTCAGCTTTAGCAAATCCATGCCTTTATACAGAATGCTTCCACTGACGGAAGCCTGTGCGGGAAGCAGCCTCACCAGCGACAGGCCTAGCACCGACTTGCCGCTTCCGGTCTCGCCAATCAGTCCAAAAATGCGGCCACGCTTCAGCTCAAGCGAGGCCCCATCTACTGCCTGAACCAGCCCTTCCCTTGTCTGAAAGGATGCATTAAGCTGCTTGATTACGATAAGCGTTTCGCTCAATTTCATTCCTCCTACAGCAGTGAATGCTCTTTCTCCGTCCGTGTATCCAGCTTATCCCGAAGGCCGTCACCCAGCCAGTTGATACATAGCGATACAGCGGCTATACAAAGTCCGGGAGCGATCATCAGATGCGGATAGCTGCGAAAATACGGCCGGGCATCATTCACCATCACTCCCCAATCTGCCGCTGGCGGCTGCAAGCCTAGACCGAGAAAGCTAAGCGAGGCGATAGATAAAATAACTCGCCCAATTCGAATGGTGAACAGCACGATGAGCGGTCCTAACAAATTGGGCAGCATATGCCTGGCGATAATATACGCATGGCCCGCTCCTAAAGCACGGATGCCTTCCACGTAGCTTTCTTCGCGAATTTTCATAACCTCGCCGCGCACGACCCGGGAGAAATCCGCCCATGAGGTGAAGAGCAGCGCGATAAACAGGCTTTTCACCCCAGGACCGAGCGTACCTGCAATGGCCAGCATAAGGGCAAGACCCGGCAGCCCCTGAAAAATGCTCACGACAATTTGAATGGCTTCATCAATCCAACCGCCAGCATAACCGCTAATGGTGCCCAGCAGCAGGCCGACGAGCATTGTAGCGAGCGT from the Paenibacillus sp. BIHB 4019 genome contains:
- a CDS encoding ATP-binding cassette domain-containing protein, translating into MLEIIELHKRYRSSWLTGKGHQAVEPTSFHIAEGESLGLVGESGSGKSTLARLLLKLISADGGRIIYRGTDISGYSMKQMRPLRRELQIMFQHPHSALNPRQTLLESLLEPVLLHRLMNKAAAREKALELMEVVGLRAEVLTRYPHQVSGGQIQRIVIARALMLEPKFLVLDEPASMLDVSVQAQVAQLLQRIRKEYGLTYLFISHDLALVRHMCDRIAVMKEGRIVELNESECIMERPQHPYTQQLVNAFQAFSQ
- a CDS encoding ABC transporter ATP-binding protein codes for the protein MKLSETLIVIKQLNASFQTREGLVQAVDGASLELKRGRIFGLIGETGSGKSVLGLSLVRLLPAQASVSGSILYKGMDLLKLSPKEMRQIRGREIALIPQNPASSLNPVMTLGSQLREAIRAYAGRAGNKQLNAQAAGLLHAMHMPDAEQQLRRYPFQLSGGMKQRVLAAMGLAGSPSLLIADEPTKGLDALIRVQVTDMLANITRRTGAALLLITHDLDAARALCDEVGVMYAGQIIEQGPAKELFAQPMHPYTRGLIASMPSRGMIPIAGTAPSLTDKLAGCKFYERCSFAMPRCKAERPGLYKAAHTNITNKAVDQVGGNAEGQHAAAPHTTALHAAVPQAVSQHKARCFLYA
- a CDS encoding ABC transporter permease produces the protein MKMSYRVAAGLLAFVLLVSLLAPLLAPYGPNQINMAERLAPLSSAHWLGTDTLGRDVLSRILYGGRVSILLAAAVTLATMLVGLLLGTISGYAGGWIDEAIQIVVSIFQGLPGLALMLAIAGTLGPGVKSLFIALLFTSWADFSRVVRGEVMKIREESYVEGIRALGAGHAYIIARHMLPNLLGPLIVLFTIRIGRVILSIASLSFLGLGLQPPAADWGVMVNDARPYFRSYPHLMIAPGLCIAAVSLCINWLGDGLRDKLDTRTEKEHSLL